From the Leptotrichia sp. oral taxon 221 genome, one window contains:
- a CDS encoding formate/nitrite transporter family protein, which produces MHEDTLASISGAAKKKIELLRESRLKYLMSAGLAGLFIGFGIMLIFVIAGLMAGNPASKIVMGVAFPVALSLVVALGTELFTGNNMVGMAGFLNKAITGKDLIEMWVSSYIGNLIGSIIGGALFFYSGVASQPIAAAIVKGSVSKITAPAGQLFFRGILCNFLVCLAVLAGIKLKEETAKLIMVFWCLFVFITAGFEHSVANMTLLTIGALIDGTKVTLSGFAYNLLFVTLGNIVGGSFIGFAYYVIGKKKK; this is translated from the coding sequence ATGCACGAGGATACATTAGCGAGTATTTCAGGAGCAGCGAAAAAGAAAATTGAGTTGTTGCGTGAAAGTAGATTAAAATATTTGATGTCAGCAGGATTGGCTGGACTGTTTATAGGATTTGGAATTATGCTTATTTTTGTGATAGCAGGTCTTATGGCAGGGAATCCAGCTAGTAAAATAGTAATGGGAGTAGCATTTCCTGTAGCATTGAGTTTGGTAGTGGCTTTAGGAACAGAGTTATTTACAGGGAATAATATGGTTGGAATGGCAGGTTTTTTGAATAAAGCAATAACTGGAAAAGATTTAATTGAAATGTGGGTAAGTTCGTATATTGGGAATTTAATTGGTTCGATTATTGGTGGAGCTTTGTTCTTTTATTCGGGAGTTGCTTCTCAACCAATAGCAGCAGCAATTGTAAAAGGAAGTGTTAGTAAAATTACAGCACCAGCTGGACAGTTATTTTTTAGAGGGATTTTGTGTAATTTCCTTGTATGTTTAGCAGTACTTGCTGGAATAAAATTAAAAGAAGAAACTGCAAAATTAATTATGGTTTTCTGGTGTCTATTTGTGTTTATCACAGCAGGATTTGAGCATAGCGTGGCTAATATGACACTTTTAACAATTGGAGCTTTGATTGATGGGACAAAAGTTACTTTATCAGGATTTGCGTATAACTTGTTGTTTGTAACGTTAGGAAATATTGTAGGTGGATCATTTATTGGATTTGCTTATTACGTTATTGGAAAAAAGAAAAAATAG
- a CDS encoding PhzF family phenazine biosynthesis protein, with translation MKQYVVDAFADTVFKGNPAAVCIMDSWIDDDLMLSITRENNLSETAFAVKENKKYRLRWFTPGGEIDLCGHATLATAFVITNFYEKNIDKIVFDTLSGDLTVHKKGELFELNFPSYDLKSVEITEEIIDAIGVKPLEVFIDRDLVCVLENSELVEKFEPNLEKIKLLDGLLLHITAKADENSEFDCISRSFAPKLDVAEDPVCGSGHCHLVPLWSDKLGKNEIVAFQASKRTGILYCKLDREKNRVSLSGKAVLFAVSEIFI, from the coding sequence ATGAAACAATATGTTGTAGATGCCTTTGCAGACACTGTTTTCAAAGGGAATCCTGCTGCTGTGTGTATTATGGATTCTTGGATAGATGACGACTTGATGCTTTCGATTACTAGAGAGAATAATTTGTCAGAGACGGCTTTTGCTGTGAAGGAAAATAAAAAATATAGATTGCGTTGGTTCACGCCTGGCGGAGAAATCGACCTTTGTGGACATGCTACTTTGGCTACAGCTTTTGTGATAACTAATTTTTATGAAAAAAATATTGATAAAATCGTGTTTGACACATTGAGTGGCGATTTAACTGTTCATAAAAAAGGAGAATTATTTGAATTGAATTTTCCTTCTTACGACTTAAAATCTGTTGAAATTACGGAAGAAATAATTGATGCGATTGGAGTTAAACCACTAGAAGTCTTTATTGACAGGGATTTAGTTTGTGTTTTAGAAAATTCGGAACTTGTGGAAAAGTTTGAGCCAAATTTGGAAAAAATTAAATTGCTTGATGGACTTCTTTTACACATTACGGCTAAAGCTGATGAAAACTCAGAATTTGATTGTATTTCTCGTTCCTTTGCACCAAAATTGGATGTTGCCGAAGATCCTGTTTGTGGCTCTGGACATTGTCATCTTGTACCACTTTGGTCAGATAAATTGGGAAAAAATGAAATTGTCGCATTTCAAGCTTCCAAACGGACAGGAATTCTTTATTGCAAATTAGATAGAGAAAAAAATCGAGTTTCATTGAGTGGAAAAGCTGTATTATTTGCAGTTTCAGAAATTTTTATTTAA
- the fucO gene encoding lactaldehyde reductase: protein MVNRIILNEVSYHGFGAIESIPGEVEKNKFKKAFICTDPGLIKAGAAKKITDILDKANLKYLIFSDVQQNPTIENVKAGVEKFKESGADYIIAIGGGSAMDCAKAVAIIINNPEFSDVRSLEGVADTKNKCVPIIAVATTAGTAAEVTINYVITDVEKNRKFVCVDPHDMPIVAIVDPGMMMTMPKELTAATGLDALTHAIEGFTTKAAWEMTDMFHLKAIELIAKYLRKAVENDEEAKEKMALASYLAGMGFSNVGLGIVHSMAHPLGAFYGTPHGVANAIILPTVMEYNAEYTGEKFREIAKAFGIKHTKKMAPEEYRKAAVEAVRQLAHDVNIPENLKGIMDIKDLDFIAESALNDVCTGGNPRDTNLEEIKKLYKKLL, encoded by the coding sequence ATGGTAAACCGTATCATTTTAAATGAAGTATCTTATCATGGATTTGGAGCAATTGAATCTATTCCAGGTGAAGTGGAAAAAAATAAATTCAAAAAAGCTTTTATTTGTACAGATCCTGGATTAATTAAAGCTGGAGCAGCTAAAAAAATTACTGATATACTTGATAAAGCTAATTTGAAATATTTAATATTTTCTGATGTTCAACAAAATCCTACGATTGAAAATGTAAAAGCTGGAGTTGAAAAATTTAAAGAAAGTGGTGCAGATTATATTATTGCAATTGGTGGAGGTTCTGCTATGGATTGTGCCAAAGCTGTAGCAATTATTATAAATAATCCTGAATTTTCTGATGTTCGAAGTCTTGAAGGAGTTGCAGATACAAAAAATAAATGCGTTCCAATAATCGCAGTTGCAACTACAGCTGGAACAGCTGCCGAAGTTACAATAAATTATGTTATAACTGATGTTGAAAAAAATAGAAAATTTGTCTGTGTTGACCCACACGATATGCCAATAGTTGCGATAGTTGATCCAGGAATGATGATGACAATGCCAAAAGAATTGACAGCTGCAACTGGACTTGATGCACTAACTCATGCAATCGAAGGATTTACAACAAAAGCTGCTTGGGAAATGACTGACATGTTCCATTTAAAAGCAATTGAATTAATAGCAAAATATTTGAGAAAAGCTGTGGAAAATGACGAAGAAGCTAAAGAAAAAATGGCTCTTGCCTCATATTTAGCAGGAATGGGATTCTCAAATGTAGGACTTGGAATTGTACACTCAATGGCTCATCCTCTAGGAGCATTTTACGGAACTCCGCACGGTGTTGCAAACGCTATAATTTTACCAACTGTAATGGAATACAATGCTGAATATACAGGGGAAAAATTTAGAGAAATAGCAAAAGCTTTTGGAATAAAACATACTAAAAAAATGGCTCCCGAAGAATATAGAAAAGCAGCAGTAGAGGCTGTAAGACAATTGGCACATGACGTAAATATTCCTGAAAATTTAAAGGGAATAATGGATATAAAAGATTTAGATTTTATCGCTGAATCAGCTTTGAATGATGTTTGTACTGGCGGAAATCCACGAGATACAAACTTGGAAGAAATAAAAAAACTTTATAAAAAATTGTTGTAA
- a CDS encoding MFS transporter, with translation MTSTKKVNFHSFFQNNINRMIFLMFFCVFLYNLGHPATPALIELRNWKKSISGVLLALMSCSMFISSPYLGSLADHVGMKKIFKFMPLIYGSAQLIFGFSPYLSFIYLARIISGFASGGTYAVAFGYVSQISSKEEKAKNIAKVSSAAIIGGAIGQKVGGLVALIDPRYSFGLQFICGIIAFLLIFIIMKEIKSDKFEENSTGKTNEKKNLNPFSTFTYIKELDPFSKFFCFIIFLTGIGIYTFGSSINYFLKFYVKVSSNTIGTFVMFSSLTAFFGTSVLLSFLLKKYKELLLYKALLFIGIMLMGIILFRLNSHGLNLTLPSYILMALYTMTYEIVKSLGNTIIAKNYKYEQGKILGVASAVSFLGNAVGSLLSGYILSINSFLPFIVNIVVISIVLILLIIFHPKMRLA, from the coding sequence ATGACATCAACAAAAAAAGTTAATTTTCATTCTTTTTTTCAAAATAATATAAATAGAATGATATTTTTAATGTTTTTTTGTGTATTTTTATACAATCTTGGACATCCAGCCACGCCAGCATTAATCGAACTTAGAAACTGGAAAAAGAGTATTTCTGGAGTTTTATTAGCTCTTATGAGTTGCTCGATGTTCATTTCATCACCATATTTGGGATCTTTAGCTGATCACGTTGGAATGAAAAAAATCTTTAAATTTATGCCATTAATTTATGGTTCAGCACAGTTAATCTTTGGATTCTCACCGTATTTATCATTTATTTATTTAGCACGAATTATATCAGGATTCGCTTCTGGAGGAACTTATGCAGTCGCATTCGGATATGTTAGCCAAATTTCTTCAAAAGAAGAAAAAGCTAAAAACATCGCAAAAGTAAGTTCTGCCGCTATTATCGGTGGTGCAATCGGTCAAAAAGTTGGAGGATTAGTCGCATTAATTGATCCGCGATATTCATTTGGATTACAGTTCATTTGTGGAATTATCGCATTTTTACTAATTTTTATTATAATGAAAGAGATTAAAAGCGATAAATTTGAAGAAAATTCAACTGGAAAAACAAACGAGAAAAAAAATCTAAATCCTTTTTCAACATTTACTTATATCAAGGAATTAGATCCCTTCTCTAAATTTTTCTGCTTTATAATTTTTCTAACAGGAATTGGAATTTACACTTTTGGAAGCTCTATAAACTACTTTTTAAAATTTTATGTAAAAGTTTCTTCAAATACAATCGGAACATTTGTAATGTTTTCATCGCTTACTGCCTTTTTTGGAACAAGTGTTTTATTAAGTTTTTTATTAAAAAAATACAAAGAACTTTTACTTTACAAAGCATTACTTTTTATCGGAATCATGCTAATGGGAATTATTTTATTCAGATTAAATTCGCACGGATTAAATTTAACGCTCCCATCATACATTTTAATGGCTTTGTACACAATGACTTACGAAATCGTAAAATCACTTGGAAATACAATTATTGCAAAAAATTACAAATATGAGCAAGGTAAAATTTTAGGTGTTGCTTCAGCTGTGAGCTTTTTAGGAAATGCTGTTGGATCACTTTTATCAGGCTACATTTTATCAATTAATAGCTTTTTACCATTTATCGTAAACATTGTTGTAATTTCAATTGTCTTAATTTTACTAATTATTTTCCATCCAAAAATGAGATTAGCCTAA